One window of the Chryseotalea sp. WA131a genome contains the following:
- the polA gene encoding DNA polymerase I yields the protein MAEKKLFLLDAYALIYRAHFAFTKNPRINSKGINTSVPFGFTNTLLEVLQKQKPSHIAVAFDTSAKTFRDEIFTEYKATRQETPEDIRAGVPIVKEIIRGFGIPILEKDGYEADDIIGTIAKKAEQEGFTVYMMTPDKDFGQLVTDKILLYKPAYMGNSVDIMRPKEVCEKWDIENVSQVIDILGLQGDTSDNIPGIPGVGPKTAADLLKQYKSVENIIAHAGELKGKLKERVEQFGEQAILSKKLATIITDVPVIWDEKDLAYSGPVAEKLKPIMEELEFKTMMPRVFASAPGAAPAPVPNSPKAAQLSMFGGSSESSETETEDANEKKSLDVSNVKYVKLNDEEASLILEKLKDKREFAFEVLTDKVETFDYSITALVISVSAGEAYQISAKAIQTIKAAFENEEVIKIGHNIKHFILALKKVGIEVKGTLFDTMLAHYLIEPEASHDLGIICGQYLGYQLSSDDNAFERVDQALQLKPKLQKELEHRTHSRLMRDIEMPLVPVLAAMEFEGVALDEEALKWMSEALEKDSRKVQKEIYEIAGQEFNIGSPKQLGEILFDKMKLMDGKIKKTKTGQYATGEEVLAKLAEEHAIAKKILDYREYEKLRSTYVDALPKMLSKADHRIHTDYRQAVAATGRLSSNNPNLQNIPIRTEKGRQIRGAFVSRAKDYLFMSADYSQIELRIAASFAKDETMIEAFRTGRDIHTTTAAKVFKVELEKVTPDMRRKAKEVNFGILYGSTAFGLAQNLNISRTEAAEIIESYFKEFSAIKRYMDDSINMAREKEYVETILGRRRYLRDINSRNISTRGFAERNAINAPIQGSAADIIKIAMINIHRWLQKEKLKTKMILQVHDELVFDLHESEQEIVKTKVIELMKTAVLLDVPMEVEVGVGKNWLEAH from the coding sequence ATGGCCGAAAAAAAACTCTTCCTCCTCGATGCATACGCATTGATTTACCGTGCACATTTTGCTTTTACCAAAAACCCACGCATCAATTCCAAGGGCATTAACACCTCAGTGCCGTTTGGATTTACCAATACATTGCTGGAAGTTCTTCAAAAACAAAAGCCTTCGCACATTGCAGTGGCTTTTGATACCTCCGCGAAAACATTTCGAGATGAAATTTTTACAGAGTACAAAGCCACTCGACAAGAAACACCCGAAGACATACGTGCGGGCGTGCCGATTGTGAAGGAAATCATTCGTGGTTTTGGCATTCCGATTTTAGAGAAAGATGGATACGAAGCCGATGACATCATTGGCACCATTGCGAAGAAAGCGGAACAAGAAGGGTTTACCGTGTACATGATGACGCCCGACAAAGATTTTGGTCAGTTGGTAACCGATAAAATTTTACTGTACAAGCCAGCCTACATGGGCAACTCGGTAGACATTATGAGGCCGAAGGAAGTATGCGAGAAATGGGACATCGAAAATGTATCGCAAGTGATTGACATTTTGGGATTGCAAGGCGACACCTCGGATAATATTCCGGGCATTCCGGGTGTGGGGCCAAAAACTGCAGCCGATTTGTTGAAGCAATACAAGAGCGTTGAAAACATTATCGCACACGCTGGTGAACTGAAGGGCAAACTAAAAGAGCGCGTTGAGCAATTTGGAGAGCAAGCCATTCTTTCAAAAAAATTGGCAACCATCATTACTGATGTGCCCGTCATATGGGACGAAAAGGATTTGGCCTACAGCGGACCTGTCGCTGAAAAATTAAAACCAATCATGGAAGAGTTGGAATTCAAAACCATGATGCCGCGCGTGTTTGCTTCTGCTCCTGGGGCTGCGCCCGCTCCTGTTCCTAATTCACCCAAGGCAGCACAGCTATCTATGTTTGGTGGAAGTTCTGAGTCATCAGAAACTGAGACGGAAGATGCCAATGAAAAAAAATCATTGGATGTTTCTAACGTAAAATACGTGAAGTTGAACGATGAAGAGGCTTCGCTTATTTTAGAAAAATTAAAAGACAAACGAGAGTTTGCTTTTGAAGTACTCACAGACAAGGTAGAGACATTTGATTATTCAATTACGGCTTTGGTCATTTCCGTTTCTGCGGGAGAGGCCTATCAAATTTCGGCCAAGGCCATTCAAACAATAAAAGCAGCTTTTGAAAATGAAGAGGTGATAAAGATTGGGCATAACATCAAGCATTTCATTTTGGCGCTGAAGAAAGTAGGAATCGAAGTAAAGGGCACGTTGTTCGACACGATGCTCGCGCATTACCTAATTGAACCCGAAGCCTCGCACGATTTGGGAATCATCTGCGGACAATATTTGGGTTATCAATTGTCATCTGATGACAATGCGTTTGAGCGTGTAGACCAAGCGTTGCAACTCAAACCGAAATTGCAAAAGGAATTAGAACATCGAACACATTCACGATTGATGCGCGACATCGAAATGCCCTTGGTGCCAGTGCTTGCCGCGATGGAGTTTGAAGGCGTGGCGCTGGATGAAGAAGCACTCAAGTGGATGTCGGAGGCATTGGAAAAGGATAGCCGAAAAGTACAGAAGGAAATTTACGAGATAGCAGGACAGGAATTCAACATCGGTTCGCCAAAGCAATTGGGCGAAATCTTGTTTGATAAGATGAAATTGATGGATGGCAAAATCAAGAAAACCAAAACGGGCCAATATGCCACAGGCGAAGAGGTGTTGGCCAAGCTGGCCGAGGAACATGCCATCGCCAAAAAGATTTTGGATTATCGCGAGTATGAAAAGCTTCGCTCCACCTATGTAGATGCGTTGCCGAAAATGTTGAGCAAAGCAGACCATCGCATTCACACGGACTACCGGCAAGCTGTGGCCGCCACAGGCCGGTTGAGTTCGAATAATCCCAACTTGCAAAACATCCCCATCCGCACCGAAAAAGGAAGACAGATTCGTGGTGCCTTTGTATCTAGGGCAAAAGACTATCTATTCATGTCTGCCGACTACTCGCAAATTGAGTTGCGCATTGCCGCTTCGTTCGCCAAAGACGAAACCATGATTGAAGCCTTTCGCACGGGGCGCGACATTCACACCACCACGGCTGCGAAAGTTTTTAAAGTTGAACTAGAAAAAGTAACGCCTGACATGAGGCGAAAAGCAAAGGAGGTCAACTTTGGTATTTTGTACGGAAGCACCGCTTTTGGGTTGGCGCAAAACTTAAATATTTCGCGCACCGAAGCAGCCGAAATCATCGAATCGTACTTCAAAGAATTTTCAGCCATCAAGCGGTACATGGACGACAGCATCAACATGGCGCGCGAAAAAGAATACGTAGAAACGATCTTAGGTAGGCGCAGATATTTGCGCGATATCAACTCGCGAAATATTTCCACCCGTGGCTTTGCCGAGCGCAATGCCATCAACGCGCCCATCCAAGGCAGCGCAGCCGACATTATCAAAATCGCGATGATTAACATCCACCGTTGGTTGCAAAAGGAGAAACTGAAAACCAAGATGATTCTGCAAGTGCATGACGAATTAGTGTTTGACCTACACGAAAGTGAACAAGAAATCGTAAAGACGAAAGTAATTGAACTAATGAAAACTGCCGTGCTATTGGATGTGCCGATGGAAGTAGAGGTGGGTGTGGGGAAAAATTGGTTGGAGGCGCATTAA
- a CDS encoding ThuA domain-containing protein — translation MRTILSFIILFTVLFSSCDQQKNRILVFSKTKGYRHESIEAGKEAISKLGLKNNFEVDTTENANAFTDENLKKYKAVVFLSTTGDLLSDHQQVDFQRFIQAGGGFMGIHAAADCEYDWLWYGKLVGAFFKSHPQTQEAIVRKAKPDALTEGLPTEWKRTDEWYNYKTISPDINVLYWLDETSYKGGENGEKHPIAWYHEFDGGRAFYTGMGHVKESFTDSLYITHIEKGILYALGNQELDYGKATALRAPEENRFTKVVLGYNFNEPTEMGILPDGRILFLERRGRVKLYDPKNDSIKIINELKVYSTHEDGMIGLTIDPDFQNNHWLYIFYSHPDKAANVISRFTFDGNKLDLTSEKEVLEVAVQRETCCHTGGSLAFGPDGNLYASTGDNTSPFESDGFSPADERPKRAPFDAQKSSANTNDLRGKILRIKPQPDGTYTIPEGNLFPKGTPNTRPEIYVMGCRNPYRISLDEKTGYLYWGEVGPDAGNDDAKRGPRGYDEVNQAKAAGYFGWPYFVGNNYAYAKYDFEKKEIGLPNNIAKPANTSPNNTGLKELPAAQPAFIWYPYVQSEDFPLVGKGGRNAMAGPVYYSEKYKDKPGVYPAYFDGKLITYDWMRNWMMVCTMDKEGKLMDMQPFLPHMPFNNIIDMALGPDGKLYTLEYGTQWFKQNMDARLSRIDFNGGNRAPIAKLTATPTSGPLPLTVSINAKMSEDPDGDSVSYLLEWAGQKQESKTGTFTVTLDKPGEFKPRIIVTDSKGTKGTAETTVVAGNTPATVSIAIEGNSMFFFPNSSVRYSVSVTDPEDGSTKDKSIAASAVGVAFDYVDKGTDLSKLGHQKAELPGVALIAASDCKSCHLIDQRSAGPSYRDVAKRYSKNPKAVEILSDKILKGGAGVWGETAMAAHPQLSQDQAAQMVEYILSLEKKTVQPGLLLSGVAKTGKQEEGSYVLEASYIDKGAAGVPSLATVTRTVLKAPELNPGEVSELKVASKVAAPTGNFIFDNVKHNSSALFKDVDLTNVSGLEAVVYIMGAQTGGEVEFFLDGADGKMIGTTLLAKAPGIEVMDGVKMKSSKVALAKVSGRHDVLLIFKNDLAGDKNLFFFGKVILRPN, via the coding sequence ATGAGAACTATACTTAGTTTCATAATTCTGTTTACTGTTTTATTCTCCTCGTGCGATCAGCAAAAAAATCGCATCCTCGTTTTTTCCAAAACCAAAGGGTATCGGCACGAGTCGATTGAAGCGGGTAAAGAGGCTATCTCCAAATTAGGATTGAAAAACAATTTTGAGGTAGATACCACTGAAAACGCCAATGCTTTTACCGATGAGAATTTGAAAAAATACAAGGCCGTTGTTTTTCTCAGCACTACGGGCGATTTATTGAGCGATCATCAGCAAGTAGATTTCCAACGATTCATTCAAGCGGGCGGTGGCTTCATGGGCATCCACGCGGCTGCCGACTGCGAATACGATTGGCTGTGGTACGGGAAATTAGTTGGCGCTTTTTTTAAAAGTCATCCACAAACACAAGAAGCCATTGTTCGAAAAGCTAAACCAGATGCACTCACAGAAGGATTGCCAACCGAGTGGAAACGCACGGACGAATGGTACAACTACAAAACAATTTCACCGGATATCAACGTGCTGTATTGGCTTGATGAAACCTCCTACAAAGGTGGTGAGAACGGAGAAAAACATCCCATCGCATGGTACCATGAATTTGACGGAGGTCGTGCGTTTTACACTGGCATGGGGCACGTTAAAGAGAGTTTTACGGATTCACTTTATATCACTCATATCGAGAAAGGGATTCTATATGCCCTCGGCAATCAAGAACTTGATTATGGAAAAGCTACTGCTCTGCGTGCCCCCGAAGAAAATCGGTTTACCAAAGTGGTGCTAGGGTATAACTTCAACGAACCTACCGAGATGGGCATTTTACCCGATGGTCGTATTTTATTTTTAGAACGCAGGGGCCGTGTAAAACTCTATGATCCCAAAAACGATTCCATCAAAATCATCAACGAACTAAAAGTGTATTCCACGCATGAAGATGGAATGATTGGCCTGACAATCGACCCCGACTTTCAAAATAACCATTGGCTTTATATCTTCTATTCTCACCCAGACAAGGCAGCCAATGTGATTTCGCGCTTTACCTTTGATGGGAACAAACTCGACTTAACCTCAGAAAAAGAAGTATTGGAAGTAGCTGTGCAGCGGGAGACCTGTTGCCACACCGGTGGTTCGTTAGCATTTGGTCCTGATGGAAATTTGTATGCCTCCACAGGTGATAATACTAGTCCGTTTGAGTCGGATGGTTTCAGCCCAGCAGATGAAAGGCCCAAACGCGCTCCCTTCGATGCTCAAAAATCATCTGCCAATACCAACGATTTGCGAGGAAAAATTTTGCGTATAAAACCACAACCCGATGGCACCTATACCATTCCGGAAGGGAATTTATTTCCGAAAGGAACACCCAACACACGCCCTGAAATTTATGTGATGGGCTGCCGCAATCCGTACCGTATTTCCCTCGATGAAAAGACAGGCTATCTATACTGGGGCGAAGTAGGACCCGATGCTGGTAATGACGATGCAAAACGCGGCCCCCGAGGCTACGATGAAGTGAATCAGGCAAAGGCCGCTGGGTATTTTGGGTGGCCCTACTTTGTAGGAAATAATTATGCTTACGCGAAATATGATTTTGAGAAAAAAGAAATCGGTTTGCCTAACAATATTGCCAAGCCAGCCAACACTTCGCCCAACAATACTGGTTTGAAAGAATTGCCCGCTGCACAGCCGGCTTTTATTTGGTATCCCTATGTGCAATCAGAAGATTTTCCATTGGTGGGTAAAGGTGGGCGCAACGCGATGGCCGGCCCTGTTTATTATTCTGAAAAGTACAAAGACAAACCAGGGGTATATCCCGCCTACTTCGATGGCAAACTAATTACCTACGATTGGATGCGCAACTGGATGATGGTTTGCACAATGGACAAAGAGGGTAAGCTAATGGATATGCAGCCTTTTTTGCCTCATATGCCATTCAATAATATCATCGACATGGCTTTAGGGCCTGACGGGAAATTGTACACGCTAGAGTATGGCACACAATGGTTTAAACAAAACATGGACGCCCGCTTGTCGCGGATTGATTTTAATGGTGGCAATCGAGCTCCCATCGCTAAGTTGACAGCAACGCCAACATCGGGTCCGCTTCCGCTCACGGTTTCAATTAATGCAAAAATGAGCGAAGACCCAGACGGAGATTCCGTTAGTTACCTATTGGAATGGGCCGGTCAAAAACAAGAATCAAAGACAGGAACATTCACCGTTACGTTGGATAAGCCCGGTGAGTTTAAGCCTCGGATTATTGTCACCGATTCAAAAGGCACGAAGGGAACAGCCGAGACTACTGTGGTTGCAGGCAACACGCCCGCTACCGTGAGCATTGCCATAGAAGGCAACTCCATGTTCTTTTTCCCCAACTCATCCGTGCGTTACAGCGTGAGTGTCACCGACCCTGAAGATGGAAGCACCAAGGACAAATCCATAGCTGCATCTGCTGTGGGCGTGGCCTTTGATTATGTCGATAAGGGCACGGACCTCAGTAAACTCGGCCATCAAAAAGCAGAGTTGCCGGGCGTGGCACTCATCGCGGCCAGTGATTGCAAATCGTGTCACCTCATTGACCAAAGGTCTGCAGGTCCATCGTATCGTGATGTGGCGAAACGTTACAGCAAAAATCCGAAGGCTGTAGAAATTCTGTCGGACAAAATTCTGAAAGGCGGAGCAGGTGTGTGGGGCGAGACAGCCATGGCTGCCCATCCTCAACTGAGCCAAGACCAAGCCGCACAAATGGTAGAATACATTTTATCATTGGAAAAGAAAACGGTACAACCTGGTTTGCTTTTGAGCGGAGTAGCTAAGACGGGCAAGCAAGAAGAAGGCTCTTACGTATTGGAGGCAAGCTATATTGACAAAGGCGCTGCCGGTGTGCCATCTCTCGCTACGGTGACAAGGACAGTACTGAAAGCTCCCGAACTCAATCCTGGTGAAGTGAGCGAATTGAAAGTAGCCAGCAAAGTAGCTGCCCCAACGGGTAATTTCATCTTCGATAATGTGAAGCATAATTCGTCTGCGTTATTTAAAGATGTTGACCTCACCAACGTATCGGGCCTGGAAGCAGTAGTTTACATAATGGGCGCCCAAACGGGTGGCGAAGTAGAGTTTTTCTTAGACGGTGCTGATGGCAAAATGATTGGCACTACCTTGCTCGCTAAAGCACCCGGCATTGAAGTGATGGATGGTGTGAAAATGAAATCCAGCAAAGTGGCTCTCGCCAAAGTATCGGGTCGCCATGATGTGTTGCTCATTTTCAAAAACGACCTGGCGGGAGATAAAAATTTATTCTTCTTTGGGAAAGTGATTTTGAGGCCGAACTAA
- a CDS encoding carboxypeptidase-like regulatory domain-containing protein, giving the protein MKKQIVLSVPKSCSQKWSGFTITNLGGFCSTCQKTVVDFTQKSTQEIAHYVAQQTKATCGRFSSSQITPSIFFKVQPGRKLLKNSLFLVSILAVSSPIFSQPLPSKEILETTLHQVALEHTVKGVVKDEDQLALAGVNIYLQGTTVGTVSDEMGKFEFPKKLKEGDVLLFSFVGLETQQYVVPANSPETLEIQITLPNSVMMGEIVVNEMYTKQPTSAQRFWNKVKSIF; this is encoded by the coding sequence ATGAAAAAACAAATTGTACTCTCCGTGCCAAAGTCATGCTCGCAAAAGTGGAGCGGCTTTACGATCACAAACCTTGGTGGCTTTTGCTCTACCTGTCAAAAAACGGTAGTGGACTTTACCCAAAAGTCAACCCAAGAAATCGCCCATTATGTTGCCCAACAAACAAAAGCAACTTGTGGTCGCTTTTCCTCATCCCAAATCACTCCGTCCATTTTTTTTAAGGTTCAACCAGGACGGAAGCTCTTGAAGAACAGTCTCTTTTTGGTTTCAATTCTCGCGGTCAGCTCGCCAATTTTTTCTCAACCCTTACCCAGCAAAGAAATTTTGGAGACCACACTTCATCAGGTGGCTTTGGAGCATACCGTTAAAGGAGTGGTGAAAGATGAAGACCAATTGGCTTTAGCAGGTGTTAACATTTACTTGCAAGGCACAACCGTTGGTACTGTTTCAGATGAAATGGGGAAATTTGAATTCCCAAAAAAATTGAAAGAAGGAGATGTGCTGCTCTTCAGTTTTGTTGGGTTGGAAACGCAGCAATACGTAGTGCCAGCCAATTCGCCTGAGACACTTGAGATTCAAATAACGCTCCCCAATTCGGTGATGATGGGTGAAATTGTAGTAAATGAGATGTACACCAAACAACCCACCAGTGCACAACGATTTTGGAATAAAGTCAAATCGATTTTCTAA
- a CDS encoding 4-hydroxy-3-methylbut-2-enyl diphosphate reductase, producing MKKFEIPAYYRSSITGRIKESRRLKDLRKQDFSPAILDFGSVQFIIARHFGFCYGVENAIEISYKALEENPDKRVFLLSQMIHNQEVNNDLQSRGIRFILDTDGTQFIPWSEITAQDVVIIPAFGTTLETENLLLDKGVEVQKYNTTCPFVEKVWNRAEKLGKEDYTVIIHGKPKHEETKATFSHSANEAPSIIVRDMEESVRLGKFILEKKSTAEFYTEFRGLHSKNFNPERDLQRVGVVNQTTMLATETQAIADYFKKLMIEKYSEANIKQHFADTRDTLCYATNDNQDSTYELLKTEADLAIVVGGYNSSNTSHIVELCERKFPTYFINSEKEIESNHVIHHFDYHAKAKKTTNDFLPQAKPVKIVLTSGASCPDTLVDRVMLRLVSFFGEAKPLEEVMRSY from the coding sequence ATCAAAAAATTTGAAATACCCGCTTACTATCGTTCATCAATTACAGGACGAATAAAAGAATCGCGCAGGTTAAAAGATTTGCGCAAACAAGATTTTTCTCCGGCCATTTTAGATTTTGGGTCCGTTCAATTTATCATCGCCCGCCACTTTGGTTTTTGCTATGGAGTGGAAAATGCGATTGAAATCAGCTATAAGGCACTTGAAGAGAATCCAGATAAGCGCGTGTTCCTGTTGAGCCAAATGATTCACAACCAAGAAGTGAACAACGACCTGCAAAGCAGAGGCATTCGATTTATTTTAGATACAGACGGAACCCAATTCATTCCGTGGTCTGAAATCACTGCGCAAGATGTGGTAATCATTCCGGCCTTTGGCACCACGCTTGAAACAGAAAATTTATTGTTGGATAAAGGTGTGGAGGTGCAAAAATACAATACCACTTGCCCGTTTGTAGAGAAGGTGTGGAACCGTGCCGAGAAACTTGGCAAAGAAGACTACACGGTCATTATTCATGGAAAACCCAAGCACGAAGAAACCAAAGCAACCTTTTCGCACAGTGCCAATGAAGCCCCTTCCATTATTGTGCGCGACATGGAAGAGTCTGTTCGCCTGGGTAAATTTATCTTAGAGAAAAAATCAACAGCAGAATTTTACACGGAGTTTAGAGGTCTTCATTCTAAGAACTTTAACCCAGAAAGAGACTTGCAGCGTGTGGGCGTTGTCAACCAAACCACCATGTTGGCCACCGAAACCCAAGCCATTGCCGATTACTTTAAAAAACTGATGATTGAAAAATATTCGGAGGCAAACATCAAACAGCACTTTGCGGACACGCGCGATACACTTTGCTATGCCACTAACGATAATCAAGACTCTACCTACGAGTTATTGAAAACAGAAGCAGATTTGGCAATTGTGGTGGGAGGCTATAACAGCTCCAACACTTCGCACATCGTAGAATTGTGCGAAAGAAAATTTCCCACCTATTTTATCAATTCTGAAAAAGAAATAGAATCTAACCATGTGATTCATCATTTTGATTATCACGCCAAGGCAAAGAAAACCACAAATGATTTTTTGCCCCAAGCCAAACCTGTTAAAATCGTGTTGACCAGTGGAGCCTCTTGCCCAGATACATTAGTTGATCGTGTGATGCTGCGACTGGTGAGTTTTTTTGGCGAAGCAAAGCCATTGGAGGAAGTGATGCGATCGTATTGA
- a CDS encoding Gfo/Idh/MocA family oxidoreductase translates to MNNKIRWGILGCGKIAKKFAADLKLVKDAELVAVGAREQASADEFGKLFGVRDCHSSYLALAQNPQVDVIYIATPHSFHHAHALLCIENKKAVLVEKAFTLNATQAKGVIASAKANGVFLMEAFWTRFLPHYLKIKEMIGQGKVGRVQSVIAEFGFKPTPPVAQRIYDPALGGGSLLDIGVYPVFLALDILGKPDDINAWMTPATTGVDSQCSIQFKYKNGALAQLFSSFNSNLATGADIAGDGGRIRMTHRFHGPTTDLEYYPDIVDSRQAIHFEKAKGNGYEYEAQHVTDCIKKGLTESPLRSYADTILLMETLDEIRRIAGIKYSID, encoded by the coding sequence ATGAATAATAAGATACGGTGGGGCATTTTGGGTTGCGGCAAAATCGCTAAAAAGTTTGCAGCCGATTTGAAGTTGGTAAAAGATGCGGAATTGGTGGCGGTGGGTGCTCGAGAGCAAGCTTCAGCTGATGAATTCGGCAAATTGTTTGGTGTGCGTGATTGCCACAGCAGCTATCTTGCTTTGGCGCAAAACCCACAGGTGGATGTCATCTATATTGCCACCCCACACAGTTTTCATCACGCTCATGCATTGTTGTGCATCGAAAACAAAAAGGCCGTGCTGGTCGAAAAAGCTTTTACCCTCAACGCCACTCAGGCCAAGGGAGTAATCGCTTCCGCGAAAGCGAACGGTGTATTTTTAATGGAAGCTTTTTGGACACGGTTTCTTCCTCATTATTTGAAAATCAAAGAAATGATTGGCCAAGGAAAGGTTGGCAGAGTACAATCGGTAATAGCTGAATTCGGGTTCAAACCTACTCCACCCGTAGCCCAGCGTATTTATGATCCCGCTTTGGGTGGAGGTTCGTTGTTGGATATTGGAGTCTACCCTGTTTTTTTGGCTCTCGATATTCTTGGAAAGCCCGATGATATAAACGCCTGGATGACACCTGCCACCACCGGGGTGGATAGTCAATGTAGTATTCAATTCAAATACAAAAACGGAGCTCTTGCTCAGTTATTTTCTTCTTTCAATTCAAACTTAGCAACAGGTGCTGACATTGCTGGTGATGGAGGAAGAATTAGAATGACCCACCGCTTTCATGGACCAACAACCGATTTGGAATATTATCCTGATATTGTTGATTCACGTCAAGCAATCCATTTTGAAAAGGCCAAGGGAAATGGCTATGAATACGAAGCGCAACATGTAACGGATTGCATAAAAAAAGGGCTTACGGAAAGCCCCTTGCGCTCTTACGCAGATACTATTTTGTTAATGGAGACCCTTGATGAAATTAGAAGAATTGCAGGAATAAAATATTCAATTGATTAG